In one Leptidea sinapis chromosome 25, ilLepSina1.1, whole genome shotgun sequence genomic region, the following are encoded:
- the LOC126971962 gene encoding growth arrest-specific protein 1-like, translated as MLIKTFRTKPCDYEESEELKVMWWSALVLLLVVGRSAASSCEEARLRCAYRSGCGTALNNYMMLCNEVLAQPSDTCPEGCEHALIALTSTEEGKELMTCKCEDAYCVDAKQKINVCRAQVLKGAANVSSSCRLSQLICQADAQCRTALDYYNEYCRSVYRGRKCSKKCLNSIQILRKQEKAAALTACQCDGNEDYDCPKMQSNLDRLCFHKHHKNHTKNHEKSFEQRHKKTQHSHSAAERILVSVLLIITLCISLTSNS; from the exons GTGATGTGGTGGTCGGCGCTGGTGTTGCTGCTGGTGGTGGGGCGGAGTGCCGCCTCCTCGTGCGAGGAGGCCCGGCTGCGCTGCGCCTACCGCAGCGGCTGTGGCACGGCGCTCAACAACTACATGATGCTGTGCAACGAGGTGCTGGCGCAGCCCTCCGACACGTGCCCCGAGGGCTGCGAGCACGCCCTCATTGCCCTCACCTCCACCGAGGAGGGCAAGGAGCTCATGACT TGCAAATGTGAAGACGCATACTGCGTAGACGCCAAGCAGAAGATAAACGTGTGTCGGGCGCAGgtgctgaagggcgccgcaaaCGTGTCGTCTTCTTGTCGCCTGTCCCAACTCATCTGTCAGGCAGACGCCCAGTGTAGAACCGCCTTAGACTACTACAACGAGTACTGCAGATCAGTCTACCGCGGCAGAAAATGCTCCAAGAAATGTCTCAACTCCATTCAAATATTGAGAAAGCAGGAAAAAGCCGCCGCGTTAACAGCCTGCCAGTGCGACGGAAACGAAGATTACGACTGCCCCAAAATGCAGAGCAACCTTGACAGACTTTGCTTTCACAAACATCATAAAAACCACACAAAGAACCACGAAAAGAGCTTCGAACAGAGACATAAAAAGACGCAGCACTCACATTCGGCAGCGGAAAGAATACTCGtttctgtgttattaataataactctATGCATTTCACTGACATCCAATTCGTGA